In one window of SAR202 cluster bacterium DNA:
- a CDS encoding ImmA/IrrE family metallo-endopeptidase, with the protein MDRIQTVNIERIEWACQQYGITHAQLAASVGVPESTINRLFAGNGITFNNLQKIAEFFGHGVLFFVEQGSVDATAVYTPQFRTILNRKPNLSAKLRRFVRGVEKQREAYLALQEAISEPGAAFTPPDIAGLPNGPQIVRDWLNLSTDNNFSTTRTKIEEKGVLVFLSNGYNGKWQIPKDEPILGFSIYHNYYPVIVVKKESEQRQLFTLMHELAHLLIHKTSWVDDRFDLESYTGQEQVANALAGRVLVPDAVLGRINDQERPTNVAEYDEWLADIRQERGVSGEVILRRLLDSGRLLQENYTAYRQWKSAVAWEQKEGGNRSYRYREPIHMFGDGFVRTVFEALQAKEITLTKASGYLDNLRIQDVHELERYCCAHV; encoded by the coding sequence ATGGACCGCATTCAGACGGTTAATATTGAACGGATAGAGTGGGCATGCCAACAGTATGGCATAACCCACGCTCAGCTAGCGGCGAGCGTGGGTGTGCCTGAATCCACAATCAACCGCTTATTCGCTGGCAACGGCATTACCTTCAATAATCTTCAGAAGATAGCTGAGTTTTTTGGACATGGGGTGCTGTTCTTTGTCGAGCAAGGATCAGTCGACGCAACCGCTGTATACACGCCACAGTTCCGAACGATTTTGAATAGGAAGCCAAACCTGAGTGCAAAGTTGCGAAGATTTGTTCGTGGGGTCGAGAAGCAGCGTGAAGCCTACCTTGCCTTGCAAGAAGCAATTTCCGAACCCGGCGCTGCGTTTACCCCCCCTGACATAGCCGGTCTGCCAAACGGCCCCCAAATTGTCCGTGACTGGTTGAACCTCTCGACAGACAACAACTTTAGCACCACTCGCACAAAGATTGAGGAGAAAGGGGTTCTAGTCTTCCTGAGTAACGGTTACAACGGGAAGTGGCAGATACCAAAGGATGAACCTATTTTGGGATTCTCTATATACCACAACTATTACCCAGTAATTGTTGTAAAAAAGGAATCCGAACAGCGGCAACTATTTACTCTGATGCATGAGTTGGCACATCTCTTAATCCATAAGACGAGCTGGGTAGACGACAGGTTTGATTTGGAGTCTTACACAGGGCAAGAGCAGGTCGCCAATGCTCTTGCGGGGCGCGTGCTTGTACCAGACGCGGTACTAGGTCGCATAAATGACCAGGAAAGACCTACAAATGTCGCTGAATACGACGAATGGCTGGCTGATATACGCCAAGAGCGTGGTGTAAGTGGCGAGGTAATCCTCCGTAGGTTGCTTGATAGCGGTCGGCTATTACAGGAGAACTACACCGCATATCGGCAATGGAAATCGGCCGTTGCTTGGGAGCAAAAGGAAGGCGGAAACCGGTCGTACCGCTACCGTGAACCTATCCATATGTTCGGGGATGGATTTGTCCGCACCGTTTTTGAGGCATTGCAGGCTAAAGAGATTACGCTGACGAAGGCAAGCGGTTATCTCGACAATCTTCGGATTCAAGATGTCCATGAACTAGAGAGATACTGCTGTGCACATGTTTGA
- a CDS encoding DUF4411 family protein: MFDASSAIHGWDNYPLAQFPRLWDWLGNQIGAQQVQLSETAYKEVCAKQPVCRNWLRDQNVTTVGNTPAIVQEALNIKPLLCIVGDNYHQDGVGENDLLIIASAKINGATLVSDEKKQPFLPGDLRRYKIPAVCARLNAPVPCQSFLEYIVSSRQVF, translated from the coding sequence ATGTTTGACGCTTCATCCGCCATCCATGGATGGGATAACTATCCATTGGCCCAATTTCCGCGCCTCTGGGATTGGCTAGGAAACCAAATTGGTGCTCAACAAGTCCAACTTTCTGAAACCGCATATAAGGAAGTTTGCGCTAAGCAACCAGTGTGTAGGAATTGGCTAAGAGATCAGAATGTGACTACTGTAGGGAATACTCCAGCGATTGTCCAAGAAGCGTTAAACATAAAACCCCTGCTTTGTATCGTTGGAGACAACTACCACCAAGATGGTGTTGGCGAAAACGACCTTCTCATCATCGCCTCTGCAAAAATCAACGGAGCGACTCTTGTCTCCGATGAAAAGAAGCAACCGTTTCTGCCAGGCGACCTTAGGCGATACAAGATTCCCGCAGTTTGCGCTCGCCTTAATGCGCCAGTACCCTGCCAAAGTTTCCTTGAGTACATCGTATCCTCGCGACAGGTATTCTAG
- a CDS encoding amidohydrolase family protein: MPRAMPTSLIRAKYVITRVTGPDSARVITDGAVYQEDGVIREVGDYRDLRARHPDSEVLGSTRHLLMPGLVNDHDHVGFSAVQLGVPHLPLELSGLARFGARELDPYLEHLWGAVQMIESGTTAVQIMYTPGRGAAPIDPVTTDKVIRAYQDAGLRLAYAPNLQDQNSLVASPKGGEKEFAASLPPDVGKRFSDFMARSYVPLDEVLSLSEGLFKKYNGASGGRVIVNTAPTNVQRCSDDMIVGLKRLSHKYKTTSHIHLLETVYQKRFGHRIYGTSAVKHLQDIGFLGPDAVCGHTVWATDDDIAILKSTGASVCHNASSNFRLRSGIAPVHRFVQEGVRVAIGTDDMGLNDDKDMFQEMRLVLKLHRLPGVDFTPLTTFQVLEMATTNGAYCSGFGGKIGALEPGMRADMTLVDLSRLDQPYLNPDTPIVEALVQRARGVDVDTVIVDGEVLMKGRRLTTIDKKALLKDIHQALDRPLTERELERKALGHAVSPHLKAFYSKAMGDLGAPHSQYNSRG; encoded by the coding sequence TTGCCAAGAGCTATGCCCACCTCCCTCATTCGCGCCAAATACGTCATCACCCGCGTCACCGGTCCCGACTCCGCCCGCGTCATCACCGACGGCGCGGTGTATCAGGAGGACGGCGTTATCCGCGAGGTAGGTGACTACCGCGACCTCCGCGCCCGGCACCCCGACTCCGAGGTCCTCGGCTCCACACGGCACCTCCTCATGCCCGGCCTGGTCAACGACCACGACCACGTCGGCTTTTCCGCGGTGCAGTTGGGCGTGCCGCACCTGCCCCTAGAGCTGTCCGGCCTGGCGCGATTCGGCGCGCGGGAGCTGGACCCGTATCTCGAACACCTGTGGGGCGCTGTGCAAATGATCGAAAGCGGCACCACCGCCGTCCAGATCATGTACACCCCCGGCCGCGGCGCCGCGCCCATCGACCCCGTCACCACAGACAAGGTTATCCGCGCTTACCAGGACGCCGGCCTCCGCCTGGCCTACGCCCCCAACCTCCAGGACCAGAACTCGCTGGTGGCGAGCCCCAAGGGCGGCGAGAAGGAGTTCGCTGCGTCGCTGCCGCCTGACGTAGGCAAGCGCTTTTCCGATTTCATGGCCCGCAGCTACGTGCCGCTGGATGAAGTACTGTCTCTATCTGAAGGCCTCTTCAAGAAGTACAACGGCGCCTCTGGCGGACGAGTCATCGTCAACACCGCTCCCACCAACGTGCAGCGCTGCTCCGACGATATGATCGTGGGCCTTAAGCGCCTCTCCCATAAATACAAGACCACCAGCCACATCCACCTCCTGGAGACCGTCTATCAAAAGCGGTTCGGCCATCGAATCTACGGTACTTCGGCGGTAAAGCACCTCCAGGACATCGGCTTCCTGGGGCCCGACGCCGTCTGCGGCCACACCGTCTGGGCGACGGACGACGACATCGCCATTTTGAAATCGACGGGCGCCAGCGTGTGCCACAACGCCAGCTCCAACTTCCGCCTGCGCTCGGGCATCGCGCCGGTGCATCGATTTGTCCAGGAGGGCGTACGCGTCGCCATCGGCACCGACGACATGGGCCTCAATGACGACAAGGACATGTTCCAGGAGATGCGGCTGGTGCTGAAGCTGCATCGACTGCCCGGTGTGGACTTCACGCCTTTGACCACCTTCCAGGTCCTCGAGATGGCCACCACCAACGGCGCCTATTGCAGCGGCTTCGGCGGCAAAATCGGCGCCTTGGAGCCGGGTATGCGGGCCGACATGACGCTGGTGGATCTGTCGCGCCTTGACCAGCCCTACCTCAACCCCGACACCCCCATCGTCGAGGCCCTGGTGCAGCGGGCGCGGGGCGTGGACGTGGATACGGTAATAGTCGACGGGGAGGTGCTGATGAAGGGCCGCCGCCTCACGACTATCGACAAAAAGGCGCTTTTGAAGGACATCCACCAGGCCTTAGACCGGCCTCTGACCGAGCGGGAGTTGGAGCGCAAGGCGTTGGGCCATGCGGTGTCGCCGCATCTCAAGGCGTTCTACAGCAAGGCCATGGGGGACCTGGGCGCGCCCCACTCGCAATACAACTCGCGAGGCTAA
- a CDS encoding thiamine pyrophosphate-binding protein, whose protein sequence is MPRMTGKRALVEMLRAEGVKYVFGNPGTTELPFIDAIQDAKDIKYINTLFEGVGAGMADGLARVTQKPSYMSFHISVGVTNSIAVMYNSWRGGTPMVITAGQASAQLLNHSPTLWSNMVNVMKEYTKWAGEVTTPQDVAPIIRRAFKVASTPPTGPVFVDFAWESLNGEADVDINPSIGGYYRVRPDKDALQAAARKLAGAKKPLMLIGDRVSQSPGAPYEVAKIAARLGAPIFATSFSEVHVPASDPHYLGAFDTSWLPLSLKRRFDEADAILAIGTDVLITTMITPEPPFSGKPKIIHLDCDDWAIQRSYPVAGAVLGDIKTSLEELGLALDDIMTGAAKSAAGERNKAVAEEKRRRKEAFQARVKASWNNRPMSPERWAHEMSKVIAPDVLVCDDSITNRGPLLQAVDFDKPGTLVGGRGGSLGFGMGATMGMKLAAPDKAVLGVIGDGTAMFAIQALWTGVEYNIPVTWVFCNNRSYKVLRENMVKYLVGTERQSEFIGMNFYENPLDFVKLGNAFGVEGIRVEDPEKLAPAVRKALDSGKPYVVDAIIDDKFDERKYAEDWGQWWVGRSKAGG, encoded by the coding sequence CGTGGGAGCAGGTATGGCCGATGGATTGGCCCGCGTCACCCAGAAACCGTCCTATATGAGCTTTCACATATCCGTTGGCGTGACCAACAGCATCGCCGTCATGTACAACTCGTGGCGAGGCGGCACGCCCATGGTCATTACTGCCGGCCAGGCCTCCGCTCAGCTCCTCAACCACAGCCCCACGTTGTGGTCCAACATGGTCAACGTCATGAAGGAGTACACCAAGTGGGCGGGCGAGGTAACGACGCCCCAGGACGTGGCGCCGATTATTCGACGCGCCTTCAAAGTCGCCAGCACGCCGCCGACGGGGCCTGTCTTCGTCGATTTTGCCTGGGAGTCGCTGAACGGCGAGGCCGACGTGGACATCAACCCGTCGATAGGCGGCTACTATCGCGTGCGCCCTGACAAGGACGCCCTCCAGGCTGCCGCGCGAAAGCTGGCTGGGGCCAAGAAGCCCCTCATGCTCATCGGCGACCGCGTGTCGCAATCGCCCGGCGCGCCCTATGAGGTCGCGAAAATCGCTGCCCGTCTAGGCGCGCCCATCTTCGCCACCAGCTTCTCGGAGGTCCACGTCCCCGCCTCCGACCCCCACTACCTGGGCGCCTTCGACACCTCCTGGCTGCCGCTGTCGCTAAAGCGCCGCTTCGACGAGGCCGATGCCATCCTCGCCATCGGCACCGACGTGCTTATTACCACCATGATCACCCCCGAGCCGCCCTTCAGCGGCAAGCCTAAAATCATCCACCTGGACTGCGACGACTGGGCTATCCAGCGCTCCTATCCCGTGGCTGGCGCCGTCCTGGGCGATATCAAGACGTCGCTGGAGGAACTGGGCCTGGCCCTCGATGACATCATGACCGGCGCGGCTAAGTCGGCGGCTGGCGAGCGGAACAAGGCCGTGGCCGAGGAGAAGCGCCGCCGCAAGGAGGCCTTCCAGGCACGAGTCAAGGCTAGCTGGAACAACCGCCCCATGTCGCCGGAGCGGTGGGCCCACGAGATGAGCAAGGTTATCGCCCCCGACGTCCTGGTCTGCGACGACTCGATTACCAACCGCGGCCCCCTGCTCCAGGCCGTCGATTTCGACAAGCCGGGCACCCTGGTGGGTGGCCGGGGCGGCAGCCTTGGCTTCGGCATGGGCGCCACCATGGGGATGAAGCTGGCGGCGCCGGACAAGGCCGTCCTGGGCGTCATCGGCGACGGCACCGCCATGTTCGCCATTCAGGCCCTATGGACCGGCGTGGAGTACAACATCCCCGTCACCTGGGTCTTCTGCAACAACCGGAGCTATAAGGTGCTGCGCGAGAACATGGTCAAGTATCTTGTAGGCACCGAGCGACAGAGCGAGTTCATCGGCATGAACTTTTACGAGAACCCGCTGGACTTTGTGAAGCTGGGCAACGCCTTTGGGGTGGAGGGGATACGGGTGGAGGACCCGGAGAAGCTGGCGCCGGCGGTCCGCAAGGCCCTGGACAGCGGCAAGCCCTACGTGGTGGACGCCATCATTGACGACAAGTTTGACGAGCGCAAGTACGCCGAGGACTGGGGCCAGTGGTGGGTGGGGAGGAGTAAAGCGGGGGGTTAG